One Asterias rubens chromosome 1, eAstRub1.3, whole genome shotgun sequence genomic region harbors:
- the LOC117287903 gene encoding uncharacterized protein LOC117287903, translating to MSSGQQSESWRLGTPELIQQMALLAWMNKAEGGEEFYQLITQARIWYEMYQRISCTDEIDAAKVQTIMAIVDYVKKNPRASQDEMAKEIEKHVQLFVEKIDAL from the exons ATGAGTAGTGGCCAACAAAGTGAATCATGGAGATTGGGAACACCAGAACTGATACAGCAG ATGGCCTTGTTGGCCTGGATGAACAAGGCTGAGGGAGGTGAAGAATTCTATCAGTTGATAACACAAGCAAGAATCTGGTATGAGATGTACCAACGGATAAGTTGCACCGACGAGATAGATGCAGCCAAG GTACAAACCATAATGGCTATTGTTGACTACGTCAAGAAGAACCCACGTGCATCTCAGGATGAAATGGCCAAAGAGATAGAGAAACATGTGCAGCTCTTTGTAGAAAAGATTGATGCTCTATAG
- the LOC117300497 gene encoding programmed cell death protein 2-like, which translates to MAAPTESIKVTLGFVEKVEKCRLSRKYFPSKVGGKPAWLSIKDIPNSDRLKCPKCGKVCIFLIQVYCPVVTLERCFHRTLFIFVCKAPSCHSQDTAAFVVLRSQLPRANEFYDYEPPDEDNPVDEAEGLVVGLCAVCGCHAGNKCSKCQVRYCSREHQKVDWKAGHKASCGVKGSTGNGDNNILFPEFELVTEPEDYDQLDEEENGATEHQETKETTEVDDELDVEELEKMAMAESQDDRQFAKFKKRIQHEPDQVIRYERAGQPLLISREKRPQKSQVPPCGNCGSARQFEFQVTPQLLIHLGVDSLENSIDWGTLIVYTCTNSCDEGAPYKPEFLWKQDIVDTTK; encoded by the exons atggctgcgcccACGGAGAGCATCAAAGTTACTTTGGGGTTCGTTGAAAAAGTAGAAAAATGCAGGCTTTCCAGGAAATATTTTCCAAGCAAAGTTGGTGGAAAGCCTGCCTGGCTATCGATAAAAGATATCCCAAATTCTGACAGGCTCAAGTGTCCAAAGTGTGGTAAAGTGTGTATTTTTCTGATACAAGTTTACTGCCCAGTTGTGACATTGGAAAGGTGTTTTCATCGGACTTTATTTATTTTCGTATGTAAAGCTCCGTCTTGTCATTCTCAAGACACTGCAGCTTTCGTGGTTTTACGAAGCCAGCTCCCAAGAGCAAATGAGTTTTACGATTATGAACCACCTGATGAAGATAATCCTGTTGACGAAGCCGAAGGCCTTGTTGTTGGTCTGTGTGCAGTGTGCGGTTGTCATGCAGGAAATAAATGCTCAAAATGTCAAGTTCGTTACTGTAGCCGAGAGCATCAGAAAGTCGATTGGAAAGCGGGACATAAAGCGAGCTGTGGAGTGAAAG GTTCTACAGGCAATGGTGACAACAACATCCTATTTCCCGAGTTTGAATTAGTGACAGAACCAGAGGACTATGATCAGCTGGATGAGGAAGAAAACGGAGCAACAGAGCACCAGGAAACCAAAGAGACGACAGAGGTCGATGATGAGCTGGATGTGGAAGAGTTGGAGAAGATGGCCATGGCTGAGAGTCAAGATGACAGACAGTTTGCTAAGTTCAAGAAACGCATCCAACATGAGCCAGATCAG GTGATACGATATGAACGCGCGGGACAGCCACTTCTTATATCGAGAGAGAAACGACCTCAGAAAAGCCAGGTCCCACCCTGCGGCAACTGTGGCTCAGCAAGACAGTTCGAGTTTCAG GTTACACCTCAACTACTCATTCATCTCGGTGTTGACAGTCTGGAGAACAGCATTGATTGGGGCACCCTCATCGTTTACACTTGCACCAACAGTTGTGATGAAGGAGCACCTTATAAGCCAGAATTCTTGTGGAAGCAGGACATTGTAGACACTACAAAGTAA